The following proteins are co-located in the candidate division WOR-3 bacterium genome:
- a CDS encoding NifB/NifX family molybdenum-iron cluster-binding protein: MKVAVATDGDTVAPHFGRCEKLTLVEIENGRTGPKSVIPHPGHCHGALARILTENRVEAVICGGIGPGALDQLTAAGIAVYPGVSGTVEEMIRRFAAGTLVPGAPGCGHEGCGNHHSHRHGCQTG, from the coding sequence ATGAAGGTAGCAGTTGCCACTGATGGCGATACCGTTGCCCCTCATTTCGGCCGGTGTGAAAAACTGACGCTGGTGGAAATTGAAAACGGCAGAACCGGTCCGAAATCGGTCATCCCTCACCCGGGCCACTGCCACGGAGCGCTCGCCCGGATACTCACCGAGAACCGGGTTGAGGCAGTGATCTGCGGCGGGATTGGACCGGGCGCACTTGACCAGCTGACCGCTGCCGGCATCGCCGTTTATCCCGGGGTTTCCGGAACTGTGGAGGAGATGATAAGGCGGTTTGCTGCCGGCACACTGGTGCCGGGTGCCCCCGGCTGCGGGCACGAAGGATGCGGCAACCACCATTCCCACCGGCATGGCTGCCAGACCGGATAA
- a CDS encoding Mrp/NBP35 family ATP-binding protein — MSVKGMDPEELRKISDNLQGVKNRLLVFSGKGGVGKTTIAVNLAAGLARRGRKVGLLDIDIHGPNVPKMLGVENARFELGSGGRIAPVPTPAGVLVVSMAMLLDNPDTPVVWRGPLKLRAIMQFLGDVSWGELDWLIIDSPPGTGDEPLSVAQLIPATGALVVTTPQDVALLDSRKAVSFARLLNLKLLGVVENMSGMTCPHCGQEIALFGTGGGARMAQELGVPLLGQVPLDPAIVRGSDAGMPLVLAHPESKAAAALMKVIDRMIEQEVK, encoded by the coding sequence GTGAGCGTTAAAGGGATGGACCCGGAGGAGTTGCGCAAGATAAGTGACAATCTCCAGGGAGTAAAAAACCGGCTTCTGGTATTCAGCGGCAAGGGAGGTGTAGGCAAGACCACAATTGCGGTCAATCTCGCCGCCGGACTGGCAAGGCGCGGCCGGAAGGTCGGCCTGCTGGATATCGATATTCACGGTCCGAATGTGCCCAAGATGCTCGGGGTGGAAAATGCCCGTTTCGAGCTCGGGTCCGGGGGCAGAATCGCACCGGTGCCCACCCCCGCCGGGGTGCTGGTGGTGTCAATGGCGATGCTCCTGGACAATCCGGATACACCGGTGGTCTGGCGCGGACCGCTGAAGCTGCGGGCGATCATGCAGTTTCTCGGTGATGTCAGCTGGGGCGAACTGGACTGGCTCATCATTGATTCTCCGCCCGGAACCGGTGATGAACCGCTTTCTGTTGCCCAGCTGATTCCCGCGACCGGCGCACTCGTCGTTACCACCCCGCAGGATGTGGCACTGCTCGACTCGCGCAAGGCGGTCAGCTTTGCCCGACTGCTGAATCTGAAGCTGCTCGGGGTGGTTGAGAACATGTCCGGAATGACCTGCCCCCACTGCGGTCAGGAGATTGCACTCTTCGGCACCGGCGGCGGGGCAAGGATGGCACAGGAGCTGGGCGTGCCGCTGCTGGGGCAGGTGCCGCTTGACCCGGCAATCGTCCGGGGCAGTGATGCCGGCATGCCCCTGGTCCTTGCCCATCCGGAATCAAAAGCTGCCGCTGCCCTGATGAAAGTCATTGACCGGATGATTGAACAGGAGGTAAAATGA
- a CDS encoding DUF134 domain-containing protein, translating to MPRRKCCRRIEFSPEVTFFKPRGVPLCQLEQVVLELDELEALRLADLEGHYQEQAAAMMGVSRPTFGRIVESARRKVAAALVGGKALVIKCPGAKERSDGER from the coding sequence ATGCCACGGCGTAAATGCTGTCGCCGGATTGAGTTCAGTCCGGAGGTCACCTTTTTCAAACCCCGGGGCGTACCGCTCTGCCAGCTCGAGCAGGTGGTGCTGGAGCTCGATGAACTGGAGGCGCTGCGGCTGGCTGATCTCGAAGGTCATTATCAAGAGCAGGCGGCGGCAATGATGGGGGTGTCGCGCCCCACCTTTGGCCGGATCGTTGAGTCTGCCCGCCGGAAGGTCGCGGCGGCGCTGGTTGGCGGTAAGGCGCTGGTGATCAAATGTCCCGGTGCAAAAGAAAGGAGTGACGGTGAGCGTTAA
- a CDS encoding choice-of-anchor Q domain-containing protein, with protein sequence MKRRVLTMLIAGLLAGTGCRKAVSDLSGYDYVLRQEADVIHPPSGTPDAWITIIGGDYSGDYYVAPDGDDGNPGTAERPFRTIALAVSRLQPGDTLVVRAGAGRLRPVIAGENNLYCAFDLSGCQYLRIENLEITSTGEHRFREGFSGTAAPVAHILLRNLKIHHLDEFGIDIGDALDLRIVNCSITYCGFGSIGGPAGQAGGWREILIDGCDLSYSGHYYQGGDGSRRPYDRPDGFGIEASAGPIEICRTTATHNCGDGLDSKAERTCIHECLVANNACDGIKLWGDSSRIENCLIYGRGDGNTTITPWSPLVISTERRDASFEIINCTVDDSLGGNYLLHVQYDQPDLPVRLKIVNTIFSSRGTNAPAVWLAPAVSPDLHHNLFFSPQEERILIQGERTFTRNEVSQLGTGNLYADPQFVRPAWGTEGNYHLSAGSPALDAGDSASAPAVDLDGRSRPQGAGVDIGCYEGE encoded by the coding sequence ATGAAAAGACGGGTACTGACGATGCTCATTGCCGGACTGCTCGCCGGCACAGGCTGCAGGAAAGCTGTTTCCGACCTGAGCGGTTATGACTATGTCCTCCGGCAGGAGGCGGATGTGATCCATCCACCTTCAGGCACTCCGGATGCCTGGATTACCATCATCGGCGGTGATTATTCCGGAGATTACTATGTGGCGCCTGATGGTGACGACGGCAATCCGGGCACCGCGGAGCGCCCCTTCCGGACGATTGCCCTTGCGGTCAGCCGGCTCCAGCCCGGTGATACGCTGGTGGTCCGGGCGGGTGCCGGACGCCTGCGCCCGGTGATTGCCGGTGAAAACAATTTATACTGTGCCTTTGACCTCTCCGGCTGCCAGTATCTCCGGATTGAAAACCTCGAGATCACCAGCACGGGCGAGCACCGGTTCCGGGAGGGGTTCAGCGGTACTGCCGCACCGGTGGCACACATCCTGCTCCGTAATCTGAAAATTCACCATCTCGATGAGTTCGGCATTGACATCGGCGATGCGCTTGACCTCCGGATTGTCAACTGCTCAATCACCTACTGCGGTTTCGGCAGTATCGGCGGACCGGCAGGTCAGGCGGGCGGCTGGCGCGAGATACTGATTGATGGCTGTGACCTGTCCTACAGCGGCCATTACTATCAGGGCGGTGACGGCTCCCGGCGCCCCTATGACCGGCCGGACGGTTTCGGGATTGAGGCATCGGCCGGACCGATTGAAATCTGCCGCACCACCGCTACTCACAACTGCGGTGACGGGCTGGACTCCAAGGCAGAGCGAACCTGTATCCACGAATGCCTGGTGGCAAACAACGCCTGCGACGGCATCAAGCTCTGGGGCGACTCCTCCCGGATTGAAAACTGCCTGATCTACGGCCGGGGAGATGGCAACACCACCATTACCCCCTGGTCACCGCTGGTGATCAGCACTGAAAGGCGGGATGCCAGCTTTGAGATCATCAACTGCACAGTTGACGACAGCCTCGGTGGCAACTACCTCCTCCATGTCCAGTATGACCAGCCCGATCTCCCTGTCCGTCTGAAAATTGTCAATACTATCTTTTCCAGCCGGGGCACAAATGCGCCCGCGGTGTGGCTGGCGCCCGCGGTCAGCCCGGACCTGCACCACAATTTGTTTTTCTCGCCGCAGGAGGAGCGGATTCTGATTCAGGGGGAACGGACTTTTACCCGGAATGAGGTCAGCCAGCTCGGCACGGGCAACCTTTACGCCGATCCTCAATTTGTGCGGCCGGCCTGGGGCACGGAGGGGAATTACCATCTCTCTGCCGGCAGTCCGGCGCTTGATGCCGGTGATTCCGCCTCGGCACCGGCGGTTGACCTTGACGGCAGGTCCCGGCCGCAGGGCGCCGGAGTGGATATCGGATGCTATGAGGGGGAATAG